TATATCTGTTTTTCTTACAGTTATCTTTAAAATAGTCGAAAATAAATAGATTGTTATCAAGTTCAACCATAAAGCCACTGTGAAACAAATACGTTATTTTCAATCATACCCCTCCTAAATTAAAATTTCCTAAGATTTCTCATACTAAGTGGTCTGTCGATAATTTCTTTCATAATTACTGCCCTTTTTAAATCATCTTGATTTCTAAATAAATCTTTTTTTCGTTTATACTTAGCTGTTTCCGAATAAGCTATAGAGCTAGTATCGCTTCTTAAAACATAGTCAGAATTTAAAGATTTTCCTTCATTGCTTTCAACAGAAATATCGTAATTTACATTATCTTTTTTGTATAAAGTCTGAGTATTTGACTTATTTTTTTTACTCTCAAAGCTTTTTTTCTCAGCTTCAATAGATTTGTTTTTTAATGATTTGGCCTTTTTAGCAAGGCTTTCAACTTTGTCCATAGATATTAAGTCTTTAGCTGGTCCTGTTTTCATTTCATTCCAAATATCTTCCATCCACTGAGAGTTATTTGAGGCTGTTTCATCCGTATTTTGATTATTTTTCTGTTTAATTGACTTCTTTTTTTCATTTTTTTTCCCTGAAAAAATCGAAGAAATTATAAAAAAAATAATCAAACTTATCAAACCATCCATTTTGTCACCTCTCTTGATTAAAGCTTAATTCACAATAGAGAATATACTTGCCACATAATCATGCAGCAAGTATATTTATTATTACTTTTTATGTTTATCAGACTCAGCGTGCTCTTGGTCTCTTTCTTCACTGTTTGCTATGGATTCCCTCATTTGAGTATCTGCCATAATATTTTTCATATTATAATAATCCATTATGCCTAATTTTCCATTTTTGAACGCTTCAGCAATAGCTAGCGGAACTTCTGACTCCGATTCAACTAGCTTAGCTTGCATTTGAACCACAGTAGCTTTCATTTCTTGTTCTTGAGCTATAGCCATAGCTCTTCTTTCCTCTGCTTTTGCCTGAGCTATTTTCTTATCAGCTTCAGCCTGATCAGTTTGAAGTTGAGCTCCTATATTTCTTCCGATATCTATATCTGCAATATCTATAGACAAAATTTCAAATGCCGTTCCTGAATCAAGTCCTTTATCAAGAACTGTTTTGGATATTTTATCTGGATTTTCTAATACCTCTTTATGATTTGTAGAGCTACCTACTGTAGTAACTACACCTTCGCCAACTCTGGCAATTATAGTTTCTTCACCAGCTCCACCAACAAGTCTTTCTATATTAGCCCTTACAGTAACTCTAGCCTTAACTTTCACCTCAATACCATCTTTTGCAACAGCTGAAATAATAGGTGTCTCTATCACCTTTGGATTAACAGAAACCTGAACAGCTTCAAGAACATCTCTTCCTGCTAAGTCAATAGCCGCAGCCTGCTCAAATTCTAAGTTTATATTTGCTCTTTGAGCTGCTATAAGTGCATCTACTACTGAATTTACATCTCCTCCAGCAAGATAGTGAGCCTCTAGCTTATCAATAGATAGATTTAATCCAGCCTTAGTTGCTTTAATCATAGGATTTACTATCTTAATAGGTTGAACTCTTCTAAATCTCATCCCTACAAGAGTCATAATTGATACCTTTACTCCAGAAAATAGAGCTGTAACCCATAGTCCTAGGGGAACAAAGCTTAAAAACATAGATAGTAAGAAAATTATTAATACAAAAATTACTACAATTGAAATCAATGGTGCTAAATCCATGTTATTCACCTTCCTTTTCTTTTACTTTAAGTCTACTGCCTTCTACACTTAATACTACCACAATTTTATCTTTTTCTATATACCTGCCTTCAGAAATAGCATCTAACATTTTCCCATCTATCTCAATTTTTCCCGAAGGTCTTAAATAGGTTAGAGTTTTTGCTGTCATGCCAATATAAGAAGTATCTTCTTTCGATGAAACAAAACCATTTTCTTTATCTAAATTAGTACCAAGGAATAAGGTTTTTGATAAATTCCTTTTAGGAAGATACTTTATAATCAAAGCTACTATTGTAGTTGTGATAAGAAGCGATATCCCAATTGACATAATTGCTTGATTAACTGAGGTAGATGCCATTACAATACTTCCTAATATACCAGCTATCCCTGCTATTCCAAATATACCAAATCCAGGCATGAATATTTCAACAAGCAGAAGAATTATTCCCAGTAAAAATACTATTATTGCAAATGAGGTTGTGCTTCCAGAAATAATAGACCCTGCAAAAAATAATGAGAATCCAACAATTGAAAGAAATCCTCCAAATCCAAAGCCCGGTGTTATAACTTCCACTACGAGCCCTACAAATCCTAAAGTTAATAAAAGCTGACTAATTAACGATGATGATATAAATCCGATAATATTATCAGAAAGCTTCCTCACAGTAATAATTTCATTAACAGCGCTTAACCCTAAATCTTCATAGATTTCTTGTCTTGAATTCATAGTCCCATCTGAAAAATTAAGTTCTTTAGCTTTATTTGTCGTAAGATTTAGCAGTTTATCTTTTCCTACTAAATTATCTATTTCTATAGAAGAATCTGCCATTGCTGCTACTAGTTTATGATCCCTTCCTCTTTTTTCTGCTGTAGTTTCAAGAAGCGATTTCCAGTAGGATAAAGTTTTTTCAGTATTAGGTATAGGTTCAGCTGAGCCTATAGTAGACGCTGGAGCCATATAAAGTGAATTAGCTGAAATGCTAAGCAACACTCCTGCTGATTCTGCTTTAGTGTTTACATATGAAGCTGTTTTCACTTTCGATTTTAATATTTCTTGGCTAATTTTCTCTGCAGAATCAATTCTACCTCCTAATGTATCCACCTCAAATAAAATCAAGTCTGCATTTTTATTATTTGCATCTTCAATATTTTCTCTTACATAGTTGAGCATTCCAGGATTGACTTCCCCGCTTATTTCTATAACGTACACATTGTCAGAAGCCCCAAAGCTTAAGCTAGGAATAATAGATAACATAAGAGCAAATATTAATAAAATACGTTTCATGATACACCTCCCCTTCATTATGCTTTGAGCGTTTTGTTTTATAATAAGTATATACCATTTAAACTGTTAATTTATTACAATCTAAATACAATAAACAAAAAATATAAGACCGGTTAAAGTAAATTATCTACTATAACCGGTCTCATTTTGAAACTTTAGTTCCATCCGTATTGTTTAGAAAACTTTGATCCATTAACTACCTCTTAAATTTTATTCATTTGGGTGAAAAACATTTCTAAAATGGTTCTCAAGCAAAACTTCTAAAATTCTTTCTTTTAAACTTTTTGTTACTAAGGTTTTTTAAATCTTTGAAACTTTGAAACTTTGAATCATCGAAACTTTTTGAAACACTCTTAAAACTTAAAACTAAATTTGAAACTCAACTTTTAAATCTTGCTTCTTAAATTTGTTTCATTGGTTCTTCTTTGTTTCTCTTTGCTTCATTTGAAACTCTTAAAGCTTGTTTCAATTTAAGAATTTGTTGCTTTGAAACTTTCTTACTCTTACATTTTGTTTCTAAAAAATTGATTTAAATCTTTCAAAATCCTAAATTCTCAATACTCACACTTCAAACCTAAAACCATACTTTAAAGATTTAAATCTTTTTCTATTTATATGATAATCTTAAAACTTAAACAGATAAATCATATATTTAGAAATTGTGAAACTGTTGTAAACAATACGGTGTAATAAAGTTTCTGTATTTAAAGAAGGACTTTCATCCTTCTTATTTTATATTTACCATTTAAATATTATTTTAAACAGTAATTTATAAAAAATTTGTAATTTTTTTTAAACTAATCATTGTTATAATAGAAATAGATAAGTAAAACTAGTAAAGCTGGAGGATAATCAAATGAAATCTTTTTCTAAAATATCAGGATTACTGCTAATTGCGTTAGGTATATTATTATTTTTGAACAGCTTAGGTTATATTTCTCATACTCCCTGGCAGCTCATTAGAATTTACTGGCCTCTTATAATCATTTACTTAGGTATAGACGGCCTTCTGAGACCTAGTGGATCAAAAAATATAATCTTCAACTCCCTAGTTTGTTTATCCGGACTCGTTCTTTTAGGGGATAATCTAAACTTATTTCACTTTAACTTGTTTATGTTCATTGATAAGTTCTGGCCAATTCTACTTATAATTCTAGGAATTAGCTTGATTGTCAAATCTGACAAAAAGTGAGGCTATAAATGCCCCTGCAGAAAATACCAGTATTATTAAGAATGCTTTTTCTGTAGGGACCCCTCTTTGTAGATTAAGAGCAATTAAAAAATTTATAATTCCACTTCCTATAAATTCCATGGTGTTTACTACAGAAGTAGCAACTCCTGCATTTTCAATTTTATTTGCATCCTTTGAAGCTGTAAATGCTAAAATATGAACCATAACTGCAATTCCCATCAAGAAAAATATAACTGGTATTTGATTTACAGGAGGCTTTCCTGCTTTTATTATTAAAAAATAAAACCATAGTAAAAAATATGCTCCTGTAAAAAACAATAAGCTTTTCTTATAATTGCCTTTTAACAATCTATCTGATAGTGACATTACAGGCGAGCCTGCTATAAATCCAAATGTAAAGAAAACTACATAGCCTGAAGCTACTATCTTGCTCATATCATATACACTTGTAAGATAATTGACTGCCCAAAGTCCCATCATAGATGTCATAGTAGATATGAAAAAAAATATTATGAACATCGATGGATAGGTTCCCCTAGTGGTCAAAACCTCTTTTATAGCTTGAGAAAAGCCTCTAGCCTTATGTATATTACTCACATCAAGCTCTTCATTTTTTTCCTTTTTTTCTCTTACAAAAAATAAAACTAAAATAAGTCCTAATAAGCTAAGTACCGAAATTATGTACAGAGTAGTTTGCGCTCCTGTAAATTTTATTAATATAGCTAAGGGTAAAGTCCCTGCAAACATTCCTAAATTCGATATCAGTGCCATAAGCGCCGAAAGCTGAGAAAAATAAATTGGCTTAAACCACAATGCTTGAACCTTCATAATAGATATTATTACAACAGAGGTTCCTGCACCTATAAAAAATCTCGCTATCCATGCCAAATAATAACTATCGGTTATGCTAAATAACAAGGATCCCAGAAGAGTTAACAACCCTCCCCAAATATTTAAGGTTCTAACTCCTACTTTATCAATTAATATACCAGATGGAATCTGAAATACAGCGTATCCATAAAATGCTGCCGATGTCAAAAATGAGAGCTGACTTATATCTATGTTCAGCCTTTGCATTAAATAATCAGGCATAACACCTATATATAATCTTTGTATAAATACCAAAATCATATTAAGTACAAGAGCTCCCCAAACTATTATCCCTTCTTTATTAGCTACTATTCTATGTTTTATAGATTTCCTAGATTTATTATTGACTATACTACTTTGTTCCATAGCCTTTTCACCTTCTATGCTCAGAAATTAAAAAACGATAATAATAACTCTACCCATTAGGGCAATTAGGATTGCTCATAGATTCTGAAAATCCTTGCTTTATTCACAATATTATTATATAAAAAAGAGGCCAAAGGCCTCTTAGTATGCGTTAATTAAGGAATTTCTTAGCTATTTCGTTGATTCTTCTTCCATCAGCTCTGCCTTGCACTTTTGGCGTAGCCAAGCCCATGATTTTGCCCATATCTTTCATTGTTGATGCGCCAATTTGATTGATTATTTCTTGAATAATAGACTCCAGCTCATCATCTGTAAGCTGTTTTGGAAGATACTGCGTAAGAATGTCTATCTCTTGCTCTGTCTGCAGGATTAAATCTTCTCTTTGCGCTTTTTTAAATTCTTCAAGTGCATCTTTTCTCTGCTTAACTTGTTTGGCTATAATTGCTAAAACATCTTCATCAGAGAGTTCGACTCTTTCATCCACTTCCTTTTGTTTTACAGCAGAACGAATAAGGGTAACCACTGACTTTCTTACTTGTTCTTTATTTTTCATGGATTCTTTAAGGTCATCCATAAGTTTGTCCTTAAGAGTCATAACATTCACCTCTATTTATCTTTTCTTTTTCCTCGCTGCCTCAGCTTTTTTCTTTCTCTTAACACTCGGCTTGTCGTAATGTTCTCTCTTTCTAACTTCAGACATTACACCTGAAAGAGCGCATTGACGCTTAAATCTCTTAAGAGCGCTGTCTAATGATTCATTCTCTTTAACTTTTACTTCTGTTGCCATTTCCTTATCCCTCCCCTCCATTACTAACACTGTTACGATAATATGGAGTTGTCAATCTATTTATTGGCTGGGCATTGATACTAAATCATTATAAACTGAAATCACTATTATTTCAAGAGTTTTTTAACCTGGAGGCCACTTAAGATTTCTTCCCCCTAATAAATGAAAATGTAAATGGAAAACTGTCTGCCCTCCATCTGCATTGCAATTGTTTACTATTCTAAACCCTGACTCGGCAATTCCCTCATCTTTTGCGATTCTCGATGCTACCTTTAGCATCTTTTGTCCTAAATCACTTGACTCATCCAACTCTAAAATATTAGCCACGTGCAATTTCGGAACAATAACAATATGTACGGGAGCTTCAGGAGCTATGTCTCTGAACGCTAATATTTCAT
This is a stretch of genomic DNA from Acetoanaerobium sticklandii. It encodes these proteins:
- the floA gene encoding flotillin-like protein FloA (flotillin-like protein involved in membrane lipid rafts), giving the protein MDLAPLISIVVIFVLIIFLLSMFLSFVPLGLWVTALFSGVKVSIMTLVGMRFRRVQPIKIVNPMIKATKAGLNLSIDKLEAHYLAGGDVNSVVDALIAAQRANINLEFEQAAAIDLAGRDVLEAVQVSVNPKVIETPIISAVAKDGIEVKVKARVTVRANIERLVGGAGEETIIARVGEGVVTTVGSSTNHKEVLENPDKISKTVLDKGLDSGTAFEILSIDIADIDIGRNIGAQLQTDQAEADKKIAQAKAEERRAMAIAQEQEMKATVVQMQAKLVESESEVPLAIAEAFKNGKLGIMDYYNMKNIMADTQMRESIANSEERDQEHAESDKHKK
- a CDS encoding NfeD family protein, producing MKRILLIFALMLSIIPSLSFGASDNVYVIEISGEVNPGMLNYVRENIEDANNKNADLILFEVDTLGGRIDSAEKISQEILKSKVKTASYVNTKAESAGVLLSISANSLYMAPASTIGSAEPIPNTEKTLSYWKSLLETTAEKRGRDHKLVAAMADSSIEIDNLVGKDKLLNLTTNKAKELNFSDGTMNSRQEIYEDLGLSAVNEIITVRKLSDNIIGFISSSLISQLLLTLGFVGLVVEVITPGFGFGGFLSIVGFSLFFAGSIISGSTTSFAIIVFLLGIILLLVEIFMPGFGIFGIAGIAGILGSIVMASTSVNQAIMSIGISLLITTTIVALIIKYLPKRNLSKTLFLGTNLDKENGFVSSKEDTSYIGMTAKTLTYLRPSGKIEIDGKMLDAISEGRYIEKDKIVVVLSVEGSRLKVKEKEGE
- a CDS encoding LiaI-LiaF-like domain-containing protein; this translates as MKSFSKISGLLLIALGILLFLNSLGYISHTPWQLIRIYWPLIIIYLGIDGLLRPSGSKNIIFNSLVCLSGLVLLGDNLNLFHFNLFMFIDKFWPILLIILGISLIVKSDKK
- a CDS encoding MFS transporter, with amino-acid sequence MEQSSIVNNKSRKSIKHRIVANKEGIIVWGALVLNMILVFIQRLYIGVMPDYLMQRLNIDISQLSFLTSAAFYGYAVFQIPSGILIDKVGVRTLNIWGGLLTLLGSLLFSITDSYYLAWIARFFIGAGTSVVIISIMKVQALWFKPIYFSQLSALMALISNLGMFAGTLPLAILIKFTGAQTTLYIISVLSLLGLILVLFFVREKKEKNEELDVSNIHKARGFSQAIKEVLTTRGTYPSMFIIFFFISTMTSMMGLWAVNYLTSVYDMSKIVASGYVVFFTFGFIAGSPVMSLSDRLLKGNYKKSLLFFTGAYFLLWFYFLIIKAGKPPVNQIPVIFFLMGIAVMVHILAFTASKDANKIENAGVATSVVNTMEFIGSGIINFLIALNLQRGVPTEKAFLIILVFSAGAFIASLFVRFDNQANS
- a CDS encoding GatB/YqeY domain-containing protein → MTLKDKLMDDLKESMKNKEQVRKSVVTLIRSAVKQKEVDERVELSDEDVLAIIAKQVKQRKDALEEFKKAQREDLILQTEQEIDILTQYLPKQLTDDELESIIQEIINQIGASTMKDMGKIMGLATPKVQGRADGRRINEIAKKFLN
- the rpsU gene encoding 30S ribosomal protein S21, whose protein sequence is MATEVKVKENESLDSALKRFKRQCALSGVMSEVRKREHYDKPSVKRKKKAEAARKKKR
- a CDS encoding histidine triad nucleotide-binding protein, whose translation is MSDCIFCSIVNGDIPSNKVYEDDEILAFRDIAPEAPVHIVIVPKLHVANILELDESSDLGQKMLKVASRIAKDEGIAESGFRIVNNCNADGGQTVFHLHFHLLGGRNLKWPPG